A single region of the Photobacterium sanguinicancri genome encodes:
- a CDS encoding D-fructose-6-phosphate amidotransferase, with translation MDASKIYLRDILGLGLIILSVMTVLGILFSVLAALNYISHEEAMAATYLKEAIPLMLCIIPALLLGKYINKPAWVSATDDFRLSSAKNQ, from the coding sequence GTGGACGCTTCCAAAATCTACTTACGCGATATATTAGGTTTAGGGCTAATTATCTTATCTGTGATGACAGTACTAGGGATATTATTCAGTGTACTGGCAGCACTTAACTACATCAGTCATGAAGAAGCAATGGCAGCAACTTACCTTAAAGAAGCCATTCCTTTGATGCTTTGTATTATTCCTGCATTACTACTTGGTAAATATATCAACAAACCTGCTTGGGTTAGTGCAACTGATGACTTTCGATTAAGTTCAGCTAAAAACCAATAG
- a CDS encoding helix-turn-helix domain-containing protein, producing the protein MIISGYILRAHRLNQGISCKSCADYLDITTTYLSLIETGKNKPSKKVLKKAAVLFDVDEGYFLSLPDNLVPALEATKTLTNIERNILSSLLSH; encoded by the coding sequence ATGATAATTAGTGGATATATTTTAAGAGCACACAGACTCAACCAGGGGATCAGTTGCAAATCATGCGCAGACTATCTCGATATTACAACAACTTACTTGTCATTAATTGAAACCGGAAAGAACAAACCATCAAAGAAAGTCCTAAAGAAAGCAGCTGTACTTTTTGATGTTGACGAGGGATATTTTCTAAGTCTTCCTGACAATTTAGTACCCGCTTTAGAGGCGACGAAAACCTTAACTAACATTGAAAGAAATATACTCTCTTCTTTGCTTAGTCACTAA
- the nadS gene encoding NadS family protein, whose amino-acid sequence MTNEVDIRSLRANLNISQKELAHDLELSLDTIKSWEQGRRNPTGLARKVLRLIEQYPSLYIKFKNN is encoded by the coding sequence ATGACTAATGAAGTAGATATTAGGTCGCTAAGAGCAAACCTTAATATTAGCCAGAAGGAACTGGCACACGACCTTGAATTAAGTTTAGATACCATAAAAAGTTGGGAACAAGGAAGAAGAAATCCCACAGGGTTAGCAAGGAAAGTGTTGCGCCTGATCGAGCAATACCCTTCACTCTATATAAAATTCAAAAATAACTGA
- a CDS encoding SulP family inorganic anion transporter, with amino-acid sequence MLTFYKENWFNNIKGDLLSGIVVALALIPEAIAFSIIAGLDPKVGLYASFSICVVIAFTGSRSGMISASTGAMALLMTTLVKQHGVEYLLAASVFTGVLQYGIGLLKLGDLMRFISRSIVTGFVNALAILIFMAQLPELTNVTWHVYALTACGLGIIYLFPYVPKIGKLLPSPLVCIVAITIFSVIFKVDVRTVGDMGSLPDSLPIFLLPKVPLSFETLQIIFPYSLALAVVGVLESLMTAKIIDDITDTPSNNNDECKGQGIANIVSGFFGGMAGCAMIGQSMINMNSGGRTRLSTLSSGVFLLIMVVFLGDYLKQIPMAALVAVMIMVSISTFSWKSILDIRHHPLNSNVIMIATVISVVMTHNLAIGVIIGVVISTVFYANHSRKIMKVTDDVVIHNEHTIHKVHGQIFFASAYNFIDMFNFNHPTKYVTIDLTDAHFWDITAVGALDKVIIKFMDAGADVDIIGMNEESDKLISKFAIFDKPDLLASRTIGH; translated from the coding sequence ATGCTTACATTTTACAAAGAAAACTGGTTTAACAATATTAAAGGGGATTTACTATCAGGAATTGTCGTTGCACTCGCTCTAATACCAGAAGCAATAGCCTTTTCAATTATTGCAGGTCTTGATCCTAAAGTTGGCCTGTATGCCTCATTTTCAATTTGTGTTGTCATCGCTTTTACTGGTTCACGATCAGGAATGATTTCTGCCTCAACAGGCGCAATGGCTTTACTGATGACCACCTTGGTCAAACAACATGGTGTCGAGTACCTATTAGCCGCGTCTGTTTTTACAGGTGTTCTTCAATACGGTATTGGGCTATTGAAACTCGGTGACTTGATGAGATTTATATCTCGATCTATCGTTACAGGTTTCGTTAACGCCTTGGCAATATTAATATTTATGGCTCAGTTACCAGAGCTCACCAATGTGACTTGGCATGTCTATGCGCTCACAGCGTGCGGTTTAGGCATCATTTACTTATTCCCGTATGTGCCTAAAATTGGCAAACTACTCCCCTCTCCATTGGTGTGTATTGTCGCTATCACGATATTCTCTGTCATTTTCAAGGTAGATGTACGTACCGTCGGTGATATGGGCTCATTACCTGACTCGCTACCCATTTTCTTGCTACCTAAAGTGCCATTATCATTTGAAACACTGCAAATCATATTCCCATATTCACTTGCGCTTGCTGTCGTGGGTGTCCTTGAATCATTAATGACGGCAAAAATCATTGATGACATCACAGACACACCAAGTAACAACAATGATGAATGTAAAGGTCAAGGCATTGCCAACATCGTTTCTGGCTTCTTTGGCGGCATGGCGGGATGTGCAATGATAGGTCAATCTATGATCAACATGAACTCTGGGGGTAGAACGCGATTATCAACATTATCTTCAGGTGTATTCCTATTGATCATGGTTGTATTCCTAGGTGACTATCTAAAGCAAATACCCATGGCGGCACTGGTTGCTGTCATGATAATGGTTTCTATCAGCACCTTCTCCTGGAAATCCATTCTTGATATTCGTCATCACCCGCTAAATTCTAACGTCATCATGATTGCTACAGTTATTTCCGTTGTCATGACGCACAACTTAGCGATTGGCGTTATTATTGGGGTTGTGATCTCAACGGTATTCTACGCTAACCATAGTCGTAAAATCATGAAAGTGACTGATGATGTCGTTATTCATAACGAACATACCATTCACAAAGTACACGGTCAGATTTTCTTTGCTTCCGCGTACAACTTCATTGATATGTTTAATTTTAATCATCCAACTAAGTATGTAACGATTGATTTAACTGATGCCCACTTTTGGGATATCACAGCAGTAGGCGCTTTAGATAAAGTCATAATTAAGTTCATGGATGCAGGAGCTGATGTTGATATTATAGGAATGAATGAAGAGTCTGATAAGCTAATCAGTAAATTTGCGATATTTGATAAACCCGATCTTTTAGCCAGTCGAACAATTGGGCACTAA
- a CDS encoding glycosyltransferase family 2 protein, with amino-acid sequence MNPISIVVITLNEEKRIGRLLDDLSKQTHQGFEVIVVDSNSDDNTRTISRGYEKVLPQLTVHKMENRGTSLGRNTGAKLAQHERLLFLDADVRLAPTFLTNALHKLEKNKLEVAGVYMGADELSLTYRLGYGAFNAGLWATSFFFPTAVGACIFSTKRAHQEIAGFDESITLCEDCDYVRRAAQTWRYRMLPISFWFDPRRLEQDGFFTMGLTYLKANVRRFFLGEMRNNEMSYQFDHYRQS; translated from the coding sequence ATGAACCCGATCAGTATTGTTGTGATTACACTTAATGAAGAAAAACGCATTGGTCGTCTACTCGATGATCTAAGCAAACAAACCCACCAAGGTTTCGAAGTTATCGTGGTCGATTCAAACAGCGATGACAACACACGCACCATTTCACGCGGTTATGAAAAAGTCCTCCCTCAGTTAACCGTTCATAAAATGGAAAACCGTGGCACTAGCTTAGGTCGAAATACAGGCGCCAAACTGGCACAGCATGAACGCTTATTGTTTTTAGATGCCGATGTTCGCTTAGCACCCACCTTTTTAACTAATGCGCTGCATAAGTTAGAAAAGAATAAACTCGAAGTGGCTGGTGTATATATGGGGGCAGACGAACTCTCATTAACTTATCGCTTAGGCTATGGCGCGTTTAATGCTGGGCTTTGGGCAACTTCGTTCTTTTTCCCCACAGCAGTTGGCGCATGTATTTTTTCAACCAAGCGAGCACATCAAGAGATTGCGGGGTTTGATGAAAGTATCACCTTATGCGAAGACTGTGACTACGTTCGCCGAGCAGCCCAAACATGGCGCTACCGCATGTTACCCATTAGTTTTTGGTTCGACCCTCGTCGCTTAGAACAAGACGGTTTTTTTACCATGGGATTAACCTACCTAAAAGCCAATGTGCGTCGATTCTTTCTTGGTGAAATGCGTAATAACGAAATGAGCTATCAATTTGATCATTACCGTCAATCTTAA
- a CDS encoding LssY C-terminal domain-containing protein, with amino-acid sequence MDFSWWWLFGGSFFDALIGPNLVVPGEPFFLAAGYQLNQGFIAGTIAVLIGAVLGDQLSFLIGHKMGAKGQRKLRRRFPKTRRAIAKAKVALTRYGFIIVIAARLLGPIAWVMPFMAGSYRMPWWKFSLCSLIGIALGVGQFLLAGALMGHGLSMLPSVTNLLLFLQEHWLLILTCVFGLIATVIFYRRQQGKWRNIVSTWIISLLLMNYVHFFINANSIGFALINASYAQTTASDDADLQVTEIDHYAQLNFEVYPGLAPVYQAQPINLIYVGNNPDSLMQQLGWKKNKTFSSDNISLGHYFDLIQMKQPPISDLYWNQQPQWSAYQLAGDLLKRSHVRWWYGGIDKRSQQPLWVGAVSYDNSLKIAHYKGIITILHAIDPDVDEERDRLIKYSLKAGWHATKESLLIPQAFSKNQHYFSDGKVAIIQNYCGVANTCVQ; translated from the coding sequence ATGGACTTTTCTTGGTGGTGGTTATTTGGGGGCAGCTTTTTTGATGCCTTGATAGGCCCTAACTTAGTAGTGCCCGGCGAACCCTTTTTTCTGGCTGCTGGGTACCAACTCAATCAAGGTTTTATCGCAGGTACTATTGCAGTATTAATTGGGGCTGTTTTAGGCGATCAGTTGAGCTTCCTTATCGGTCATAAAATGGGCGCGAAAGGCCAACGAAAACTACGGCGTCGGTTCCCTAAAACGCGTCGCGCCATTGCCAAAGCAAAAGTAGCATTAACACGCTACGGCTTCATTATTGTTATCGCAGCACGATTACTTGGACCTATCGCATGGGTAATGCCATTTATGGCGGGCAGCTATCGTATGCCATGGTGGAAGTTCAGCCTTTGCTCACTGATAGGAATCGCACTTGGCGTTGGTCAGTTTCTACTTGCGGGCGCACTCATGGGGCATGGGCTTAGCATGTTACCCAGCGTTACCAACCTATTGCTGTTCTTACAAGAGCATTGGTTGTTAATCCTCACTTGTGTTTTTGGCTTAATCGCAACCGTGATCTTTTATCGTCGCCAACAAGGTAAATGGCGCAATATAGTCAGCACTTGGATCATAAGTTTACTGCTGATGAATTACGTCCATTTTTTTATTAATGCCAATAGCATTGGCTTTGCTTTGATCAATGCCAGTTATGCACAAACAACCGCCAGCGATGATGCAGATCTTCAAGTAACTGAAATTGATCACTACGCGCAACTTAACTTTGAAGTCTATCCAGGATTAGCTCCCGTTTACCAAGCTCAGCCCATTAATTTGATTTACGTCGGCAATAACCCAGACAGTTTGATGCAGCAACTTGGCTGGAAAAAGAATAAAACCTTTTCCAGCGACAATATTTCATTAGGCCATTACTTTGATTTGATCCAAATGAAACAACCGCCTATTTCAGACTTGTATTGGAATCAACAACCACAATGGTCGGCATACCAGTTAGCAGGCGATTTACTGAAGCGCAGCCATGTACGTTGGTGGTATGGGGGAATTGATAAACGAAGTCAGCAGCCACTCTGGGTGGGTGCGGTCAGCTACGATAACAGCCTGAAGATTGCCCATTATAAAGGGATCATTACGATTCTTCATGCAATCGACCCTGACGTTGATGAAGAACGCGATCGTTTAATAAAATACAGTCTGAAGGCTGGTTGGCATGCAACGAAAGAAAGCCTGCTAATACCACAGGCTTTCTCTAAGAATCAACATTATTTTAGTGATGGAAAAGTAGCAATCATCCAAAATTACTGCGGTGTAGCAAACACCTGTGTCCAGTAA
- a CDS encoding CAP domain-containing protein — protein MRIFSLLLLTALLVSGCGGSSSNDGSANNGNSGSGQIGGGDNGGSGSDGSGGSGGGGSETPDPIPTPEPMPDPDGTFADQMLTAVNAARAVGRNCGSTFYPAVAPLTWDAKLQSAAQVHSTNMANYNFFNHTGLDGKSASDRVTDQGYAWRSVAENIAAGQKDIDTVMTTWLNSPGHCKNIMGSNYTQMGSAYDMNSGSQYNIYWTQVFATPQ, from the coding sequence ATGCGAATATTTTCATTGTTATTACTTACAGCGTTATTGGTTTCAGGTTGTGGCGGCTCATCTAGCAATGATGGTAGCGCTAACAATGGTAATAGCGGATCTGGCCAAATTGGCGGAGGTGATAATGGTGGGAGTGGTTCCGATGGGAGTGGTGGCTCTGGTGGCGGCGGTTCAGAAACACCAGATCCAATACCAACACCAGAACCAATGCCAGATCCTGACGGCACCTTTGCCGATCAAATGCTAACGGCGGTAAACGCAGCGCGTGCTGTTGGGCGCAATTGTGGTTCAACATTTTACCCTGCGGTAGCGCCACTAACTTGGGATGCGAAGCTACAATCAGCAGCACAAGTGCATTCGACAAATATGGCGAACTATAATTTCTTCAACCATACAGGGTTAGACGGTAAAAGTGCGAGTGATCGTGTAACAGATCAAGGTTATGCATGGCGAAGTGTTGCTGAAAATATTGCTGCTGGCCAAAAAGACATTGATACCGTAATGACGACTTGGCTAAACAGCCCTGGCCACTGCAAAAACATCATGGGCAGCAACTACACTCAAATGGGATCAGCATACGACATGAACTCAGGTTCACAATATAATATTTACTGGACACAGGTGTTTGCTACACCGCAGTAA
- the modC gene encoding molybdenum ABC transporter ATP-binding protein ModC, with protein MLTINVSQQLGDLALDIDVSLPMEGITAIFGRSGAGKTSFINLLSGLTVPDAGEITLGAHVLFDSATKTVVPPERRGIGYVFQDARLFPHYRVKGNLLYGCPEKDEQHFNDVVRLLGIEALLERFPASLSGGEKQRVAIGRALLTKPKMLLMDEPLASLDVPRKQELLPYLERLAKEISIPIVYVTHSLDEILRLADHMVMLHQGKVVASGHVNSVWGSPEMRPWLPAKEQSSLLSARVNFDHPDYALTQVMLSQHDFLWVNRLEKTRGEWIRVRIFSNDVSLTREQPKQTSIRNILRARIDKIQRDVVNERVEVRLRIGETQLWANITLWAADELNLKVGDSIYAQVKGVSVTRDDLAA; from the coding sequence ATGCTAACAATCAATGTGTCACAGCAGCTAGGTGATTTAGCACTGGATATTGATGTTTCGTTACCTATGGAAGGGATCACGGCTATCTTTGGGCGGTCAGGGGCTGGTAAAACGTCATTTATAAATCTATTGAGTGGTTTGACGGTTCCTGATGCAGGGGAGATTACCCTTGGGGCCCATGTTTTATTCGATAGTGCGACAAAAACTGTCGTGCCACCAGAACGCAGAGGGATTGGTTATGTGTTCCAAGATGCGCGTTTATTTCCCCATTACCGTGTAAAAGGCAACTTACTCTATGGCTGTCCTGAAAAGGATGAACAACATTTTAATGATGTTGTTCGTTTGCTGGGTATTGAAGCGTTATTAGAGCGTTTTCCCGCTTCATTATCGGGTGGTGAAAAGCAACGAGTGGCCATTGGCCGAGCTTTGTTAACCAAGCCTAAGATGTTACTGATGGACGAACCATTGGCGTCGTTAGATGTACCTCGAAAGCAAGAATTGTTACCGTATTTAGAACGCCTCGCAAAAGAAATTAGCATTCCGATTGTTTATGTCACCCACAGCTTGGATGAAATCTTACGCTTAGCGGATCATATGGTGATGTTGCATCAAGGTAAAGTGGTCGCGTCAGGGCATGTAAATAGCGTATGGGGCTCACCAGAGATGCGTCCTTGGTTGCCTGCGAAAGAACAAAGTTCACTGCTGAGCGCACGCGTTAACTTTGATCATCCTGATTATGCGCTTACTCAAGTGATGTTGAGTCAGCATGACTTTTTATGGGTGAATAGGCTAGAAAAAACACGGGGTGAATGGATACGCGTGCGTATTTTTTCAAACGATGTTTCACTCACTCGTGAGCAGCCGAAACAAACCAGTATCCGTAATATTTTACGGGCACGTATAGATAAAATTCAACGCGATGTGGTCAATGAGCGTGTCGAAGTAAGATTACGTATCGGTGAAACACAGTTGTGGGCCAATATTACCTTATGGGCGGCCGACGAGCTGAACTTAAAGGTAGGGGATTCTATCTACGCGCAGGTTAAAGGTGTCAGTGTGACACGTGATGATCTGGCTGCTTAG
- the modB gene encoding molybdate ABC transporter permease subunit encodes MLTEYEIQALLLSLKISGVAVLFSLPFGILCAWLLARCQFFGKSVLDGLVHLPLVLPPVVIGYLLLIAMGRQGFVGQWLYAWFGVSFSFSWQGAALAVSVVAFPLMVRSIRLSLESVDNKLEQAARTLGASPLRVFMTITLPLTTPGILTGTILAFARALGEFGATITFVSNIPGETQTIPLAMYSFIETPGAESQAARLCVIAIVIALSSLLASEWLSRAARKRLEAPC; translated from the coding sequence GTGTTAACTGAATACGAAATTCAGGCGTTATTACTGAGTCTAAAAATATCGGGAGTGGCAGTGCTTTTTAGCCTGCCATTCGGCATTTTATGCGCGTGGTTACTTGCTCGTTGCCAATTTTTTGGTAAATCAGTATTGGATGGTTTAGTACATTTGCCCTTAGTGCTACCACCCGTTGTTATCGGTTATTTACTTTTGATTGCAATGGGACGACAAGGTTTTGTTGGCCAATGGCTTTATGCGTGGTTCGGTGTGTCGTTCAGTTTCAGTTGGCAAGGTGCTGCGTTGGCAGTGTCTGTTGTGGCATTTCCTCTTATGGTTCGCTCAATACGTTTATCGCTTGAAAGTGTAGATAACAAGTTAGAACAAGCCGCAAGAACATTAGGGGCTAGTCCTTTGCGCGTATTTATGACCATTACGCTTCCGTTAACCACCCCGGGTATTTTAACGGGTACCATACTTGCTTTTGCTCGAGCACTCGGAGAATTTGGTGCCACTATTACTTTTGTCTCGAATATTCCTGGCGAGACTCAAACGATCCCACTCGCGATGTATTCATTTATTGAAACCCCTGGCGCAGAGAGCCAAGCTGCACGGCTATGTGTAATTGCGATTGTTATTGCTTTGTCTTCATTGCTGGCATCTGAATGGTTATCACGAGCGGCACGTAAACGCTTGGAGGCACCATGCTAA
- the modA gene encoding molybdate ABC transporter substrate-binding protein, which yields MKRNFTWLVCAASVVASQYTYAAEQVTIFAASSLTNAVTELSERYQTQTGVESRLSFASSSALARQISQGAPADIYISANVKWMDYLQTQQVIENDSRKPLLKNSLVVVAPKSYPDPQVQVSAAWDLEKALDGTRMAVGDPNHVPAGRYAKQALEHYGLWADALHLLARANNVRSALVLVERGESNLGIVYKTDAKISSKVKIVAELPESSHAPIRYPMAIVKGKAIPEVQGYYAFLQSEEAKAVFEKYGFEVVSVN from the coding sequence ATGAAGAGAAATTTTACTTGGTTAGTTTGTGCTGCGAGTGTCGTTGCCAGTCAATATACGTATGCAGCAGAGCAGGTCACTATCTTTGCTGCGTCGTCATTGACGAATGCAGTTACAGAGCTTTCTGAGCGTTACCAAACCCAAACAGGCGTTGAGAGTCGTTTGTCGTTTGCATCTTCATCGGCATTAGCACGTCAAATCTCGCAGGGAGCACCTGCTGACATTTATATTTCAGCTAATGTTAAATGGATGGATTACCTTCAAACACAGCAAGTAATTGAAAATGATAGCCGCAAGCCACTGCTGAAAAATAGTTTAGTGGTAGTTGCACCTAAGTCATATCCAGATCCTCAGGTGCAGGTTTCGGCGGCATGGGATTTGGAAAAAGCGTTAGATGGCACTCGCATGGCAGTGGGAGATCCTAACCATGTGCCGGCAGGGCGGTATGCTAAACAAGCCTTAGAGCATTACGGTTTGTGGGCGGATGCTTTGCATTTACTTGCGCGCGCGAATAACGTGCGTTCGGCTTTGGTATTAGTGGAACGTGGTGAGTCGAATCTCGGTATTGTGTACAAAACAGATGCCAAGATTTCGAGCAAAGTGAAAATTGTGGCTGAATTGCCAGAAAGCAGCCATGCGCCAATCCGTTATCCTATGGCTATCGTGAAAGGTAAAGCGATACCAGAAGTACAAGGATACTATGCGTTTTTGCAGTCAGAGGAAGCCAAAGCAGTGTTTGAAAAATATGGTTTTGAGGTCGTAAGTGTTAACTGA
- a CDS encoding CerR family C-terminal domain-containing protein, with product MDAKTSTPSKITKNKLQSKTDATRLTLIRAGISVFSRKGYDGASNRLLAKKAGVNLALISYHFGGKRGLYFAVIRHVSHKLAVRFAPALKKIESEFSQLEQIDTVEKQRHACLNMIKALLSANLDLLLNRQTASWAMLVYREQQLPSKAFSILYNESLASILSALEKPIAFVIQRNVSDPEIKLLALSLLAQVQLVRSARHMLLQHMGWETLSEPEVTQLKNYLSTQIDTLLSLRHYLPR from the coding sequence ATGGACGCAAAAACGTCAACGCCAAGTAAGATAACCAAGAATAAATTGCAGAGCAAAACTGATGCGACTCGATTAACACTGATTCGAGCTGGGATCAGTGTGTTTAGTCGAAAGGGGTACGATGGCGCAAGTAATCGTTTATTAGCTAAAAAAGCAGGGGTGAACCTTGCGTTAATTAGCTACCATTTTGGTGGAAAACGTGGGCTTTATTTTGCGGTTATACGCCATGTCAGCCATAAACTTGCGGTGAGATTCGCGCCAGCGCTCAAGAAAATAGAAAGTGAGTTTTCTCAGCTTGAGCAGATAGACACGGTTGAGAAGCAGCGCCATGCTTGTCTTAATATGATTAAAGCACTGCTAAGTGCGAATCTAGATTTACTGCTTAATCGGCAAACTGCATCGTGGGCGATGCTTGTTTATCGTGAACAGCAACTACCCAGTAAAGCTTTTTCAATCCTTTATAATGAATCTCTCGCATCAATACTCAGTGCACTTGAAAAACCAATAGCTTTTGTTATTCAGCGAAATGTATCAGATCCTGAAATAAAGCTACTTGCCTTGAGTTTACTCGCGCAGGTCCAACTAGTGCGTTCAGCAAGGCATATGTTGTTGCAGCACATGGGGTGGGAGACACTGTCTGAACCTGAAGTTACGCAATTAAAAAACTATCTTTCCACTCAGATAGATACATTGCTTTCTTTGCGCCATTATTTACCACGATAA
- the tpx gene encoding thiol peroxidase, with the protein MNTIQFQQQSIPVLGAFLKKGDKARKFELVTDNLSPITNDNFMGKNVILNIFPSIDTPLCANSVREFNRLVTRTPNTIVLCVSIDTPFAMMRFCQMEGLDYVTIASCFRSPSFQFDYGVQLSNSILEGFTARAVVCLNTVGVVVHSELAHDFSTPIDYQKAIQCFK; encoded by the coding sequence ATGAATACGATTCAATTTCAGCAACAATCGATACCTGTACTGGGTGCTTTTTTAAAAAAAGGGGATAAAGCCCGTAAATTTGAATTAGTGACCGATAACCTATCGCCGATTACGAATGATAACTTTATGGGGAAAAATGTCATTTTAAACATATTCCCAAGCATTGATACACCGCTATGTGCTAATAGCGTTCGCGAGTTCAATCGACTGGTCACGAGAACACCTAATACAATAGTACTTTGTGTTTCGATTGATACACCGTTTGCGATGATGCGTTTTTGTCAAATGGAAGGGCTTGATTACGTCACAATAGCATCCTGCTTTCGTTCTCCTTCTTTTCAATTTGATTATGGTGTCCAATTGTCGAACTCAATTTTAGAGGGGTTTACGGCTAGAGCTGTGGTTTGTTTAAATACAGTGGGTGTTGTTGTTCATAGTGAACTGGCTCATGACTTTTCCACCCCCATTGATTATCAAAAAGCCATTCAATGCTTTAAATAA
- the exaC gene encoding acetaldehyde dehydrogenase ExaC — MLYPVPGSECSSVHFKPKYENYINGCWVAPLSGQYFENYSPVDGSLICLIPRSTSDDIDLALDAAHDAKKAWAASSVTERSNLLLKIADRIESHSENLAVAESWDNGKPVRETLAADLPLVVDHFRYFAGCIRAQEGSASELDSTTASYHFPEPIGVVGQIIPWNFPLLMAAWKLAPALAAGCCVVLKPAEQTPASILLLAEVIGDLVPAGVLNIVNGYGQEAGNALATSPRLNKLAFTGSTEVGNHILKCAADNLIPSTVELGGKSPNIFFEDIFADDDSYLDKCIEGVLLAFFNQGEVCTCPSRLLIQESIYEKFIERLLERMKTIKQGNPLDVNTQVGAQVSKEQFDKILSYIELGKSEGAKVLVGGEAAEKEGFYIKPTILKGHNKMRIFQEEIFGPVVSVTTFRDEEEALEIANDTEFGLGAGVWTRNINRAYRMGRAIEAGRVWINCYHAYPAHAAFGGYKKSGIGRETHKMMLDHYQNTKNLLMSYSDSPLGFF; from the coding sequence ATGTTATATCCCGTTCCTGGTAGTGAATGTTCAAGTGTGCACTTTAAACCTAAATACGAAAACTATATTAATGGTTGTTGGGTTGCACCGCTAAGTGGTCAATATTTTGAAAACTATTCACCCGTTGATGGTTCTTTAATTTGCCTTATTCCACGATCAACCTCGGATGATATCGATCTTGCACTTGATGCGGCTCATGATGCAAAAAAAGCATGGGCAGCAAGCAGTGTGACAGAACGATCCAACTTGCTTTTAAAAATAGCCGATCGTATTGAGTCGCATAGTGAAAACTTAGCTGTTGCTGAAAGTTGGGATAATGGTAAACCTGTTCGTGAAACATTGGCTGCGGATTTACCGCTAGTGGTTGACCATTTTCGATACTTTGCTGGTTGTATCCGTGCTCAAGAAGGGTCTGCATCTGAATTGGACAGTACTACTGCGTCTTATCATTTCCCTGAGCCTATTGGTGTTGTCGGGCAAATTATTCCGTGGAATTTTCCGTTATTGATGGCAGCTTGGAAACTGGCTCCAGCACTTGCTGCGGGTTGCTGTGTCGTACTTAAACCTGCAGAGCAAACGCCAGCCTCAATTTTGTTATTGGCAGAAGTGATTGGTGACCTTGTTCCTGCTGGTGTGCTGAATATTGTGAACGGTTATGGTCAAGAAGCAGGAAATGCGCTTGCTACAAGTCCTCGCCTCAATAAATTAGCCTTCACTGGTTCAACAGAGGTGGGTAACCATATTCTTAAGTGTGCTGCCGATAACCTAATCCCGTCGACAGTTGAACTAGGCGGTAAGTCTCCGAATATTTTCTTTGAAGATATTTTTGCAGACGATGATAGTTACTTGGATAAATGTATTGAAGGGGTATTACTTGCCTTCTTTAATCAAGGTGAAGTGTGTACTTGTCCATCTCGCCTGCTGATTCAAGAATCAATTTACGAGAAATTCATCGAGCGTTTGCTTGAGCGTATGAAGACAATTAAGCAAGGCAACCCTCTGGATGTAAATACTCAGGTTGGCGCACAAGTTTCAAAAGAGCAGTTCGACAAGATCCTTTCTTACATCGAATTGGGTAAGTCAGAAGGAGCAAAAGTTCTTGTAGGTGGTGAAGCTGCAGAGAAAGAAGGTTTCTACATTAAACCGACTATCCTCAAAGGCCATAACAAGATGCGCATTTTCCAAGAAGAGATTTTTGGCCCTGTAGTATCGGTAACAACTTTCCGCGATGAAGAGGAAGCACTTGAAATTGCGAATGATACTGAGTTTGGTCTAGGTGCGGGTGTATGGACACGCAATATTAACCGTGCATACCGTATGGGCCGCGCAATTGAAGCTGGTCGCGTGTGGATTAACTGTTACCACGCTTACCCTGCACATGCCGCATTTGGTGGTTATAAGAAATCTGGCATTGGTCGTGAAACACATAAAATGATGTTAGATCACTATCAAAATACCAAAAACTTGCTGATGAGCTATTCAGATAGCCCATTAGGGTTCTTCTAA